Sequence from the Thermomicrobiales bacterium genome:
ACCGGGAGCGCCATCGATCCATGCGATCCGTGCGGCGTGCGCTTTGCCGTTCAACTGCTGAGCAATAGCAGGCGCGCCATGGAACTCGGGCTGAATGCCCATCTGGACCGCCGAATGGTCGGCGCGCAGCGTCGCGTTCGGCGCTAACAGCGCGATCAACCCGGCGAGATCGCCACTTTGCGCAGCAGCGAAAAAGGCCTCGACGATGCTGCGATGCGATGGACTCCGGACCGGGGGAACGATCTCATCAGCGGCGACCTTCCCTCTCGCGCGGCTGGCGAGTTTTCTGGTGGCGTCTGGCGATCGCTCGATGATGGTGGAGATTTCGTCGAACGGAAGCCGGAACAGATCGTGGAGCACGAAGGCGGCCGACTCGAGCGGCGACAGACGATCGAGGGCGTGGGTTAGGCCCTCAGAGACGGATTCCTCGAAGAGCACCGCCGATTCGGCCGATCGCTCGCCGGGAATGGCGGCAGCCGCAGGAGTGTCGATGGGAGTCTCCCGCCGGTTGGTCCGAGCTCGGACGTGATCGAGCGCGATGCGCGATACCACCACGGTCAGCCAGCCGCTCACGTTATCGATTTCAGAAACGTCGGCCCGGTCGAGTCGAAACCATGCTTCCTGAACGGCGTCGTCGGCTTCGTGGGGAGAACCCAGGATGCCCGTGGCTACGGCTCGCAGGCGAGATCGCTCGGCTTCGAAGATGGCAGTGGGGTCGTTGGTGGCCACCGGTCACATTTGCCTATTGCGTTTCGTCATGTCGATGAACTCCGTGGACACGGGGCCGGGTTCGGACGGCGAACCGTCGATTCATCGTACTGGAAAAGGACAAGCGCATGGCATTTCCTTCGTTGATCGTGATGCCGGTTTCACAGTTGGATTCGGCGAAAGCCGTCTATCGCGCGTTGCTCGGCGTCGACCCCTATGTCGATTCGGCGTACTACGTTGGGTTCAGAACAGGTGAGGGGGAACTTGGACTCGATCCAAACGGCACAGTTGGGCCGCTTCCCTACTGGGATGTGGAGAGCCTGGACGAGAGCATCGCATCGCTAACGGCCGCGGGAGCAACGGTGACGCAGTCTCCAGCGGAGGTCGCTCCGGGACTCATCATCGCCGTGTTGGCCGACGCCGACGGCAATCCCATCGGCCTGCGGTACACAGCAACCCAGGGCTAGCTCAAGGAATGCGGGACAGGGAATCGACCGGATCTCCCTGTCCCGGCTGATGTTCTACGAGCGAGAGAGCGCCGCAACCGGTTCGCTTGCGTTCGCCTTCGCCGCTGCCACGAGCGCCTCGAACGGCTGCAGCTGCTCGGGCATCGTCTTGAAAAGCAGCTCCGGGTGCCATTGCAACCCGAGGACGAAACGGCAGCCGGGAACCGAAACGGATTCGATGACGCCGTCGGACGAGACCCCTTCGACCTGGACGAGTTCGGCTGGCGCGGCAATCGACTGATGATGCAGCGAATTCACCGGGACGGAGGAAGATCCAAAGACCTCCGCGGAAAGACTCCCAGCTTTGAATGTGACATCGTGGCTCGATTCCGAGCCCATGATGCCGACTTCATGCTGCCGGTGGGGGAGCGCTCGATCCACCCGATCGTCGATATGCTGAATGAGCGAGCCGCCAAGCGCGACATTGAGCACTTGAATGCCGCGGCAGATACAGAGCACCGGCATATCCCGCTCGACGGCGCCCTTCAGCAAATCGATCTCGAAGCGATCGCGTTCGTCGCTGATGTCGTAGGTCATGGGATGGACGTCGGATTCACCGTAGCGTGCTGGGTCGATATCTGCGCCACCACTAAAGATGAGCCCGTCGACGAGATCGAGGAGCTGGGCGATGGTCCCGTCTTGCGGTGGCAGAATGATGGGCAATCCACCGGCTTGCAGGACGGCTTCGGAATAGTCGGCGGAGACGCGATGCCGGTACATGAGACCGTAATCCTGCTCTTCAGCAATGAGGGCAGAGGTGATGCCGATGACGGGCGAATTGGCCACGAGATGGATGCCTTTCCTGAACGAAGACCGGTCTAGCGTTCCGCTATCGAAAGTATAGATTCGCCTCCAATCACCGCGTGTTCGGGGGCCGCTAGCAAGGATGCTCAGCGGGGTCCCGGACTTCTCGAAAATCCCTTCCGAATTCCCTTGACACCTGTGTACGGGCATGCCTATAATCTCCCTCCGTCAGCAAGTGCTGACACGCGCCGAAGTGCGCGGGCGAGTGACCGGAGGGTGTCGCTTTGTAGATCGTCGGAGACGATCGGAGCCGAGACGCAAATGCGTTCGAGGCCAAGCGCTGCCCGCCCAAAACAGGGCGGTTTTCTTTTGTCCCGCGCGCTGATGACAGCGCAGCACCTTGACAGGTTGGTTGCCAGGCCAGGCACGACGACGAGACCGGGGGATCGGAAGCGATCCGGGTGGTCCGTTGGGGTGTCGCTGGGCCGGAGTGGGCGGCCGAAGATGGAGGACCGACGCGTCCGGCGACCCAGGCGTTCGAGTGGGACGGTTGGGGAGCGGGGCGCATCGTGGATGACGCACGCACAACGTGAAACAGAAGTCCTGTCGCTTTTTCGGAAGGACAGGCAGCAATTTTGGTGGAGAGTTTGATCCTGGCTCAGGATTAACGCTGGCGGCGTGCCTAATGCATGCAAGTCGAACGTGGCCCCTTCGGGGGACAACGTGGCGGACGGGTGAGGAACACGTGGGGAACCTGCCCATTGGTGGGGGGTAGCCCGCGGAAACGCGGGGTAATTCCGCATGAGCTGGTCTGGGGGTAGCCCAGATCAGGAAAGGGTCTTCGGACTCGCCGATGGAGGGGCCTGCGTCCGATTAGCTGGTTGGTGGGGTAACGGCCTACCAAGGCGATGATCGGTAGCTGGTCTGAGAGGACGGCCAGCCACAGGGGGACTGAGACACGGCCCCCACTCCTACGGGAGGCAGCAGCAAGGAGTTTTCCGCAATGGGCGAAAGCCTGACGGAGCAACGCCGCGTGGGGGATGACACCTTTCGGGGCGTAAACCCCTTTTCTTGGGGACGAAGCAGTGACGGTACCCGAGGAAGAAGGCCCGGCTAACTACGTGCCAGCAGCCGCGGTAATACGTAGGGGCCGAGCGTTGTCCGGAGTTACTGGGCGTAAAGCGCGCGCAGGCGGCTCGTCAAGCCTGACGTGAAAGCCCCCGGCTCAACCGGGGAGGGTCGTCGGGGACTGGCGGGCTTGAGGTCGGCAGGGGTTGGTGGAATTCCCGGTGTAGTGGTGAAATGCGTAGAGATCGGGAGGAACACCCGTGGCGAAGGCGGCCAACTGGGCCGGACCTGACGCTGAGGCGCGAAGGCGTGGGGAGCGAACGGGATTAGATACCCCGGTAGTCCACGCAGTAAACGATGCAGACTAGGCGTGGGGGGACTTGACCCCTTCCGTGCCGCAGCCAACGCGATAAGTCTGCCGCCTGGGGAGTACGGCCGCAAGGCTAAAACTCAAAGGAATTGACGGGGGCCCGCACAAGCGGCGGAGCGTGCGGTTTAATTCGACGCAACGCGCAGAACCTTACCAGGGCTTGACATGCGACTGCAGGCTCATGAAAGTGAGCGTCCTTCGAGGGTGTCGCACAGGTGCTGCATGGCTGTCGTCAGCTCGTGTCGTGAGATGTTGGGTTAAGTCCCGCAACGAGCGCAACCCTCGCCGCCAGTTACGTGGGTGTCTGGCGGGACTGCCGGTAGCAAGCCGGAGGAAGGCGGGGATGATGTCAAGTCAGCATGGCCCTTACATCCTGGGCTACACGCACGCTACAATGGCCGGGACAATGGGCTGCCAAACCGCAAGGTGGAGCGAATCCCACAAACCCGGTCTCAGTTCAGATCGCGGGCTGCAACTCGCCCGCGTGAAGGTGGAGTCGCTAGTAACCGCGGGTCAGCACTACCGCGGTGAATACGTTCCCGGGCCTTGTACACACCGCCCGTCACGTCACGAAAGCCGGCAACACCTGAAGCCGGTGGGCCAACTCGCAAGAGGGCAGCCGTCGAGGGTGGGGCGGGTGATTGGGACGAAGTCGTAACAAGGTAGCCGTAGCGGAAGCTGCGGCTGGATCACCTCCTTTCTAGGGAGTGTCGTCTTTTCGGAGGCGCAACCCAGGTCAGGCCGTCGACCGATGACCTGGTCATCCGGGCACCGAGCCACGCAGCGCTCGTTTCCGCATACGGGAACTGGCAGCGCTGGGCAGTGGCGCCGGATGGGCAGCGAGGGCGGCGGAGGCGTGTGTCACCCTTGCGCCCGGTGGGCGCGTCGGATCCCCCTCACCTTGCCGGACCATGCAGATGGTTGCGGGGAAGGCGAACGGGTGTCCTCCATCTTCGGCCGTCTGGCCGGACAGGCCACAGGCAACCGAGGTACCGCAGGCAGCGCGTCCATGCGGGGCGCATAGCTCAGCTGGTTAGAGCGCGGCCCTGATAAGGCCGAGGTCCCTGGTTCGAGTCCAGGTGCGCCCACCGGTCCGAACCGGGGGTCGTAGCTCAACTGGGAGAGCGCCGCCCTTGCACGGCGGAGGTTCGGGGTTCGAGCCCCCGCGGCTCCACTGCGGTCGGCACATTGACAATTCAGGGACGATGAAGATCGGCCGGTTCTGGACCAACGGAACCGGTAGAACGAGGAACAAGACGTTCCCGCTGGCACGTCCTGCCTGGCGGGAGCGACAGCACATCATCCTGATCTGGAGCAGATCAGGGCTGGCTTGCCTGTTGTCCCGGGAGGGAACGAGGCGAGCTGGAGGAAACGGGGCGCCGGCGCCTGAGCTGGTGCGACCGGAATGATGGGCACACGGTGGATGCCTTGGCGCTGGACGCCGATGAAGGACGTGGCCACGCGACGAAATGCTCTGGGGAGGCGCTGGCAGCCGGCGATCCAGAGATCTCCGAATGGGGCAACCCGGCGGGCGTGATGGCCCGTCACCCCCTGTTGGGGGGAGGGAACCGGGGGAACTGAAACATCTCAGTACCCTGAGGAAAAGAGAGGATGCCCTCAGTAGCGGCGAGCGAACGGGGCAGAGCCCAAACCACCACGGCGTACGAGCGGGTATGCGCTGCCGTAGTGGGGTTGTACGATCCAGATGGAGGGGGATACCCATCCCTCGCTGGGACAGACTGACGTCAGACGAAGCGTGCTGGAACGGCGCACCGCAGAGGGTGAGAGTCCCGTAGTCGACGGCGTGGGGTCGCCAGTGATCTGGAACCGTGAGTACCGCCCAACACGTGACATTGGGTGGGAAGCTGGGGGGACCACCTCCCAAGGCTAAATACGACCAGCGACCGATAGTGAACCAGTACCGTGAGGGAATGGTGAAAAGCACCCCGACGAGGGGAGTGAAACAGATCCTGAAACCGTGTGCCTCCAGCCGGTCGGAGCTTTGTGGGTTACCACAGGGTGACGGCGTGCCTTTTGTAGAATGAGCCGACGAGTATTTTGGCGTGGCGAGGCTAAGGCAGCGACAGCCGGAGCCGGAGGGAAACCGAGTCCGAAAGGGCGGCCAGTCGCGTCCAAATGACCCGAAACCGGGTGAGCTACCCATGGGCAGGGTGAAGCGCGCGGAACACGCGCGTGGAGGCCCGAACCCGTGTCCATTGCAAAGGGCAGGGATGACCTGTGGGTAGGGGTGAAATGCCAAGCGAACCCGGAGATAGCTGGTTCTCCCCGAAATGCATTTAGGTGCAGCCCCGGGAAGTGAGAATGCCACGGAGGTAGCGTAGACGGATCGGCACGGGGGCTTGCCGCTTACCAACCCGAACCAAACGACGAATGCCGTGGTGTGTACCCGGGAGTGAGACAGTGGGAGCGAAGTTCCATTGTCGAGAGGGAAACAGCCCAGACCACCGGCTAAGGTCCCCAAGTCTGAACTGAGTGGGCAAGGCGGTCGCGGTGCACAGACAACCAGGAGGTTGGCTTAGAAGCAGCCATCCTTGAAAGAGTGCGTAATAGCTCACTGGTCGATGGTGCCGCGGCACCGACAATCCACCGGGGCTAAGTTCAGCGCCGAAGCCGTGGATGCGGGATTCCGCATGGTAGGGGAGCGTCCTGGTCGCCGGTGAAGGGGAGGCGGAAGCCGACCTGGAGGGGCCAGGAGTGCGAATGTCGGCACGAGTAGCGCGAGAGCAGTGTGAATCTGCTCCACCGAATGCCCCAGGGTTCCGCAGCCATGCTGATCAACTGCGGGTGAGGCGGGCCTAAGCCGAGGCCGGAAGGCGTAGGTGATGGACAACCGGTTAGTATTCCGGTCCCGCTGGCGAGCCGTTACGAGCGATGGGGGGACGCAGGGGGATAGGTCCCGGGGTGCAGACCCTCCAAACCTGTAGGGAGCCTGGATAGGCAAATCCGTCCGGGCGATGACTGAGAGGTGATGGGAAGGCGCGGGTTACGACCCAAGCCGCAGGGATTGAGTCCGAACTGCCAAGAAAAGCCTCTAGCCAGGAACGCCAGCGCCCGTACCGCAAACCGACACAGGTGGGCTGGTAGAGTATACCGAGGTGGACGGGAGAACCTCCGTCAAGGAACTCGGCAAATTAGTCCCGTAACTTCGGGAGAAGGGACGCCCCGGTAGGGTGAAGGACCATCGCGTCCGGAGCTCGAGGGGGCCGCAGCGAGCAGGCCCAGGCGACTGTTTACCAAAAACACCGGTCCCTGCCAACACGAATTCGTGTGGATGTATAGGGGCTGAGACCTGCCCAGTGCCGGAAGGTTAAGGGGCGGGCTTCACGGTCCAAACCGAAGCCCCGGTAAACGGCGGCCGTAACTATAACGGTCCTAAGGTAGCGAAATTCCTTGTCGGGTAAGTTCCGACCCGCACGAAAGGTAGAACGATCTGGGCACTGTCTCGACGGGGGACCCGGCGAAACTGAAAGACCGGTGCAGATACCGGTGACATGTGGCAGGACAAAAAGACCCCGTGGAGCTTTACTCCAACTTGCCGTTGGGCGAGGGTGTGGTTTGTGTAGGATAGGTGGGAGCCGGTGAACGGCAGGCGCCAGCTTGCCGGGAGGCATCGTTGAAATACCACCCTGACCGCACTGTCGTCCTCACCCGGCGTCTGATCGACGTTCCGGGGACCGCGGCTGGTGGGGAGTTTGACTGGGGCGGTCGCCTCCCAAAATGTAACGGAGGCGCCCAATGGTTCCCTCAGGCCGGATGGCAATCGGCCGGAGCGCGCAAGGGCAGCAAGGGAGCTTGACTGCGAGGCAGACAGGCCGAGCAGGGACGAAAGTCGGGCCTAGTGATCCCACGGTTCCGAGTGGAAGGGCCGTGGCTTAACGGATAAAAGCTACCCCGGGGATAACAGGCTGATCCTGCCCAAGAGTCCACATCGACGGCAGGGTTTGGCACCTCGATGTCGGCTCGTCGCATCCTGGGGCCGGAGAAGGTCCCAAGGGTTGGGCTGTTCGCCCATGAAAGCGGTACGCGAGCTGGGTTCAGAACGTCGTGAGACAGTTCGGTCTCTATCCGCCACATGCGTTGGGATATTGCGCGGGGCTGGCCCTAGTACGAGAGGACCGGGCTGGACGAACCGCTGGTGGACCAGTTGTCGGGCAACCGGCACCGCTGGGTAGCTACGTTCGGACGGGCGAACCGCTGAAAGCATCTAAGTGGGAACCCCTCCGCAAGACGAGTATCCCCATCCGT
This genomic interval carries:
- a CDS encoding sigma-70 family RNA polymerase sigma factor, with amino-acid sequence MATNDPTAIFEAERSRLRAVATGILGSPHEADDAVQEAWFRLDRADVSEIDNVSGWLTVVVSRIALDHVRARTNRRETPIDTPAAAAIPGERSAESAVLFEESVSEGLTHALDRLSPLESAAFVLHDLFRLPFDEISTIIERSPDATRKLASRARGKVAADEIVPPVRSPSHRSIVEAFFAAAQSGDLAGLIALLAPNATLRADHSAVQMGIQPEFHGAPAIAQQLNGKAHAARIAWIDGAPGGVWAHRGVVKAVFRFTIERGQIQDIWLRADPDYLESTEIEVEPAPKRRSSVA
- a CDS encoding gamma-glutamyl-gamma-aminobutyrate hydrolase family protein, which gives rise to MANSPVIGITSALIAEEQDYGLMYRHRVSADYSEAVLQAGGLPIILPPQDGTIAQLLDLVDGLIFSGGADIDPARYGESDVHPMTYDISDERDRFEIDLLKGAVERDMPVLCICRGIQVLNVALGGSLIQHIDDRVDRALPHRQHEVGIMGSESSHDVTFKAGSLSAEVFGSSSVPVNSLHHQSIAAPAELVQVEGVSSDGVIESVSVPGCRFVLGLQWHPELLFKTMPEQLQPFEALVAAAKANASEPVAALSRS